The Armatimonas rosea genome includes a window with the following:
- a CDS encoding cytochrome P450 → MSELVFRTHAACSEALRHPGLSAARFQGWSPQGANALERAYALLGLQMVFTDPPAHTRLRGLVTKAFTPRVIEGLRETIEGITGSLLDTVTPGQPWDAVATVAYPLPVSVIAEMLGIPASDRAQFKRWSDDFFTLLDGGLPNLGEVGLARSLAEFTAYIRARIEPLRRQPRLDLLSALVRARHEDDRLSDDELLANTLLLLAAGHETTTSLIGSGLWLLLTHPEQREKLVAYPSLWPLAVEEFLRYEPPVQWTSRIAKEPLILAGESVATGDWVLLELAAANRDSLMFPAPELLDITRPDNKHLAFGYGPHYCLGAALARLEAQLALSAVLSRFPALRLAGEPVWKPSFTFRGLERLQVQ, encoded by the coding sequence ATGAGCGAGCTGGTCTTTCGCACCCACGCCGCCTGCAGCGAGGCGCTTCGCCATCCGGGGCTCTCGGCGGCGCGGTTTCAGGGCTGGTCGCCGCAGGGAGCCAATGCCTTGGAGCGGGCCTATGCACTCCTTGGGCTCCAGATGGTCTTCACCGATCCGCCCGCGCATACGCGGCTCCGGGGACTGGTGACTAAGGCATTTACCCCACGGGTGATCGAGGGCCTGCGTGAGACCATCGAGGGGATCACGGGGAGCCTGCTCGATACGGTCACACCTGGGCAACCTTGGGATGCGGTCGCGACAGTGGCGTACCCTCTGCCCGTGAGTGTCATCGCGGAGATGCTCGGGATTCCCGCGAGCGACCGGGCACAGTTCAAGCGCTGGTCCGACGACTTCTTCACGCTCCTCGATGGGGGGCTACCGAACTTAGGCGAGGTCGGGCTGGCACGGAGCTTGGCGGAGTTTACGGCCTATATTCGTGCTCGGATCGAGCCTCTGCGCCGTCAGCCACGCCTAGACCTGCTCTCCGCGCTGGTCCGCGCCCGCCACGAAGACGACCGCCTCAGCGACGACGAGCTCCTGGCCAACACGCTACTCTTGCTCGCGGCGGGCCACGAGACCACGACGAGCCTGATCGGAAGTGGGCTGTGGCTCTTGCTTACCCACCCCGAGCAGCGTGAGAAACTCGTGGCTTACCCAAGCCTCTGGCCTCTAGCGGTTGAGGAGTTTCTGCGCTACGAGCCCCCTGTGCAGTGGACCAGCCGGATCGCCAAGGAGCCCCTGATACTAGCCGGCGAGAGTGTTGCAACGGGCGACTGGGTCTTGCTCGAGCTCGCGGCCGCCAATCGCGACTCCCTGATGTTTCCTGCCCCCGAGCTACTCGACATCACACGCCCCGACAACAAGCACCTCGCCTTTGGTTACGGGCCACACTACTGCTTGGGGGCCGCACTGGCACGGCTGGAGGCACAGCTCGCGCTCTCGGCGGTTCTGAGCCGCTTTCCCGCACTTCGGCTTGCCGGCGAGCCTGTCTGGAAGCCAAGCTTCACGTTTCGCGGCTTGGAGCGGCTCCAGGTACAATAG